A stretch of the TM7 phylum sp. oral taxon 349 genome encodes the following:
- a CDS encoding LPXTG cell wall anchor domain-containing protein, with product MAHQKEKGAIIGYVLVGALLTTALAGGVYVMRHGTTSTGDATQMAKTNEVAKTDAADTNKKEEVKNSNTSTPNDKANSKDSVDTVLKQQADKNKADTKKAEDKKPTEEKAEQKTGTTTTPTPAPVQTQPSNQASVTPATTPTTSTSPNSGLPHTSTAPATNQLPATGPGETVVVAVAGVILLGVSMAYIRSRRLI from the coding sequence ATGGCACATCAGAAGGAAAAAGGAGCGATTATCGGATACGTGCTGGTTGGTGCGTTGCTAACAACAGCACTTGCTGGCGGTGTGTATGTGATGCGCCATGGTACAACATCAACAGGCGACGCTACGCAGATGGCTAAGACAAACGAAGTGGCGAAAACTGATGCGGCGGACACAAATAAAAAAGAAGAGGTGAAAAATTCAAATACATCAACGCCAAACGATAAAGCGAATAGTAAAGACTCAGTTGATACTGTTTTAAAACAGCAGGCGGATAAGAATAAAGCTGATACTAAAAAAGCTGAAGATAAAAAGCCGACCGAAGAAAAGGCTGAGCAAAAGACAGGTACGACGACGACACCGACGCCAGCACCGGTTCAGACTCAGCCGAGTAATCAGGCAAGCGTGACACCAGCGACAACGCCGACAACCAGTACGTCGCCAAACTCTGGACTGCCGCATACGTCGACTGCGCCAGCAACAAACCAATTACCGGCAACCGGCCCTGGTGAAACAGTTGTCGTGGCGGTTGCCGGCGTCATTCTATTGGGTGTCAGTATGGCATATATTCGCTCACGACGACTCATCTAG
- the fmt gene encoding methionyl-tRNA formyltransferase → MSKITTTSGTKQPLIFFGTEDFSLYSLRALIENGFNVAAIVTKPDTPRGRHRVLTAPAVKVYAAEHNIPVWQPTKLKNIINDIKLIKNPAGVLVSYGKIIPQSAINLFTPGIINVHPSLLPKYRGSSPIESAIANRDKTTGVTLMQLTKDMDAGPIYYQIPYSLNQSETRPELYKTLGQIGATILTTKLPDILNGTLQPTPQDSTNATYCQLLSRNDTNLDLAILTPDQAEARIRAHLEFPRSRVAIGSHKLIVTKAHATMNAKTPLDLPCANGAFLSVDELVAPSGKTMSADAFLRGYSI, encoded by the coding sequence AACCACGACCTCTGGGACTAAGCAGCCGCTTATCTTTTTCGGGACTGAAGATTTCAGCTTATACAGTTTGCGTGCGCTCATCGAAAACGGATTTAATGTTGCTGCCATCGTCACCAAACCAGACACGCCGCGTGGGCGCCATCGCGTACTCACTGCACCCGCCGTCAAAGTTTACGCCGCAGAGCATAATATACCCGTATGGCAACCGACTAAACTCAAAAATATCATAAATGATATAAAATTAATAAAAAATCCTGCCGGCGTGCTTGTCAGTTACGGCAAAATTATTCCGCAAAGTGCTATCAATCTATTCACTCCTGGCATCATCAACGTCCATCCTTCTCTCCTGCCAAAGTACCGCGGTTCATCACCAATTGAGTCCGCTATTGCCAACCGCGATAAAACCACAGGCGTGACACTTATGCAGCTTACGAAAGACATGGACGCCGGACCAATTTATTATCAAATACCCTACAGCCTGAATCAATCTGAGACTCGTCCTGAGTTATACAAGACGCTCGGTCAGATCGGCGCAACAATTCTTACCACAAAGCTACCCGACATTTTAAATGGTACTCTCCAGCCGACGCCGCAAGATAGCACCAACGCCACCTACTGCCAACTGCTAAGCCGCAATGATACCAACCTTGATTTAGCTATACTTACTCCAGATCAAGCCGAGGCGCGCATTCGCGCTCATCTTGAGTTTCCGCGCTCACGTGTCGCTATTGGCTCACATAAACTCATCGTCACCAAAGCACACGCTACTATGAACGCAAAAACACCTCTTGATTTACCATGCGCAAACGGTGCATTCTTATCAGTTGACGAGCTTGTTGCGCCCAGCGGCAAAACCATGTCTGCCGACGCGTTCTTACGCGGTTATTCTATTTGA
- a CDS encoding S1 RNA-binding domain-containing protein encodes MAKATITMDDLLSGDGGKQLVAGEMVTGHVLSVRKHEVLIDLGAHGVGFVPRREVGFGRQLAVGDEVAASVVDAELDNGYSLLSLRKAAKDRGWEEVQAKMDAGEIIEVTPHDANRGGLLVEYEGVRGFLPVSQLSAEHYPRVGSADKDEILSRLNALVGQTIRVRILDCDRKANKLIFSEKEAIKDGLAERFEKLKVGDIVTGVVTGVVDFGAFVNVDGIEGLIHISEISWERVNNTSDYVKVGQSVEAKIISIDKERLSLSMKQLTKDPWLDEVDKFKKGDKVEGTVTRITPFGAFVQISPAVEALVHVSEIGGGNDVDPEKVFTLNARKEFVILDIDKEGRKVSLTLTDKKKK; translated from the coding sequence ATGGCAAAAGCCACGATTACAATGGATGACCTTTTGAGCGGCGATGGCGGAAAGCAGCTTGTTGCGGGAGAAATGGTCACCGGGCACGTGTTAAGCGTGCGAAAACACGAAGTATTGATTGATTTGGGTGCGCATGGCGTCGGTTTTGTGCCGCGCCGCGAAGTTGGTTTTGGTCGGCAACTGGCGGTTGGCGATGAGGTTGCGGCAAGTGTCGTTGATGCGGAGCTTGATAACGGCTATAGTCTTTTGAGCCTGCGTAAAGCAGCGAAAGACCGTGGCTGGGAAGAAGTTCAGGCAAAGATGGACGCTGGAGAGATTATTGAGGTGACGCCGCACGACGCAAACCGTGGCGGTTTGCTGGTAGAATACGAAGGCGTGCGCGGTTTCTTGCCGGTGTCGCAGTTGTCGGCAGAGCATTATCCGCGCGTTGGCAGCGCTGATAAAGACGAAATTTTGTCGCGACTAAATGCTTTAGTCGGGCAAACGATTCGAGTTCGCATCTTAGACTGTGACCGCAAGGCGAATAAGCTGATTTTCTCGGAAAAAGAAGCGATCAAAGATGGTCTAGCGGAGCGATTTGAGAAGTTGAAAGTTGGTGATATAGTTACAGGCGTAGTCACGGGTGTGGTTGATTTTGGTGCATTTGTGAATGTTGATGGCATTGAGGGTTTGATTCACATTTCGGAAATCAGCTGGGAGCGCGTCAATAATACATCTGACTATGTGAAGGTTGGACAAAGCGTTGAGGCGAAAATTATTTCAATTGACAAAGAGCGCCTGAGCTTAAGCATGAAGCAGCTGACAAAGGATCCGTGGCTTGATGAAGTCGACAAATTCAAGAAAGGCGATAAAGTCGAGGGTACAGTTACGCGCATTACGCCGTTTGGTGCATTTGTGCAGATTAGTCCGGCAGTTGAGGCGTTGGTTCATGTTTCAGAGATTGGCGGCGGTAATGATGTTGACCCGGAGAAGGTGTTTACGCTTAATGCGCGCAAAGAGTTTGTCATTTTGGATATTGACAAAGAAGGTCGCAAGGTTAGCCTAACGCTGACTGATAAGAAAAAGAAATAG
- a CDS encoding transposase, translating into MQADTIHFVQRDGGRFYVYTLIDLFSRAAYAEYSPKCNQRASFHFVMRGQDYLGISLAMLQTDNGPEFGKWFHDQLNSKGIALRHSRVRKSNDNAHIERFNRTIQEECLSPNIRASIVPERIYWYLAYYNQFRRHSSINGNYPLDLLDWHSC; encoded by the coding sequence GTGCAGGCGGATACTATTCATTTCGTGCAAAGAGATGGCGGGCGCTTTTATGTCTATACACTCATAGATCTCTTTTCGCGTGCTGCCTATGCTGAGTATTCTCCCAAATGCAATCAGCGGGCGAGCTTTCATTTTGTTATGCGCGGACAAGATTATCTCGGTATCTCGCTGGCGATGCTACAAACCGACAACGGGCCAGAGTTTGGTAAATGGTTTCACGATCAACTGAATTCTAAAGGGATTGCCTTGCGCCATTCCAGAGTGCGCAAGAGTAATGACAATGCCCATATTGAGAGATTCAATCGTACTATCCAAGAGGAATGCTTATCTCCAAACATACGTGCATCAATTGTGCCGGAAAGGATTTATTGGTATCTCGCATACTACAACCAGTTCAGGCGGCACTCAAGCATTAATGGAAATTATCCGCTTGATCTATTGGATTGGCATAGCTGCTAA
- a CDS encoding ROK family protein produces MIVTIDTGGTKTLVASFADNGRMGDSIKFPTPKEPAQYTAELKRIIRERYTGKKVDVVVIALPGIIRNGTAVWCQNLGWANFNAHTALKNLLPGVPVLIENDANLAGLSETRALRSIPRSSLYVTISTGIGSGICTNGYIDPGLRYSEAGRALVEYKGKVRQWESFASGRAIVRDYKKFARDIKSKRAWRQIAGRVSRGFLAVVPIVQPDVIIIGGSVGTYFERYGEFLSEILTDHLPPHIPCPKIIQAKHPEEAVVYGCYYCGKDYLALAKTTR; encoded by the coding sequence ATGATAGTTACGATCGATACTGGTGGGACAAAAACGCTCGTCGCCTCGTTTGCAGACAACGGCAGAATGGGCGACTCGATCAAGTTCCCCACACCAAAAGAACCAGCTCAGTACACCGCAGAGCTAAAGCGAATTATACGCGAACGTTATACTGGCAAAAAAGTCGACGTTGTCGTGATTGCACTACCGGGAATCATTCGTAACGGTACTGCTGTTTGGTGTCAAAATCTCGGCTGGGCAAACTTCAACGCGCATACAGCACTCAAGAACCTTTTGCCGGGCGTTCCCGTGCTTATCGAGAATGACGCTAATCTTGCTGGGCTATCAGAAACGCGCGCGCTGCGCAGTATTCCCCGATCGTCACTCTACGTTACGATCAGCACCGGTATCGGGAGTGGTATCTGCACGAATGGTTATATTGACCCCGGCTTGCGTTATAGCGAAGCTGGGCGAGCACTCGTTGAATACAAAGGAAAGGTTCGGCAGTGGGAAAGCTTCGCTTCGGGGCGCGCTATCGTCCGCGATTACAAAAAATTCGCCCGCGACATTAAAAGCAAGCGTGCATGGCGACAAATCGCCGGGCGCGTGTCGCGCGGATTTTTAGCAGTCGTCCCTATCGTACAGCCCGACGTTATTATTATCGGCGGCAGCGTCGGTACATACTTTGAACGCTACGGTGAGTTTCTGTCCGAGATATTAACTGACCACTTGCCACCGCACATTCCTTGCCCAAAGATTATTCAGGCAAAGCACCCTGAAGAAGCGGTCGTGTATGGATGTTATTACTGTGGAAAAGATTACTTGGCTCTTGCCAAAACTACGCGCTAA
- a CDS encoding translation initiation factor IF-2, translating to MSKSEKVLMIADSITVGELAETLNLPVAQLVGELFKNGIVATINQRIDFETAEIIVDELKLDVDLRRKKVDSSPVQRLHKPSANASVRPPIVAVMGHVDHGKTTLLDAILDMKVVEGEAGGITQHISAYQTQRNGRTITLLDTPGHEAFAALRQHGAALTDVVIIVVAADDGVMPQTVEAIKFARSANAKIVVAINKIDKEGANVDRVKAQLASEYQLNPEEWGGDTIIVPVSAKTGENLDKLLDMVLLVADMEELKADADVPAEGLVIEAHMEKGRGSVVNLLIEQGQLKPGHFLVAGTSYGKVRTLLNYKGETIKSAGPSTPVTVTGFKELPQFGDIFTVVKNEKTARLAVERAKIEAEKQAASTNVTGADLLKMMTRKHDSQEFNVVVKADVQGSLTSVMDSLRLVDTGDAINLRVIGSGVGNINESDIRLADSSQAIVYGFNIDLPPAVKRLAMRDRVQVRLFKVIYELLDDARQSMEQMLEPDVVETEIGVLNVKGVFRTMRDEVICGGMVEKGKVMAHTLARVKRGSEQIAEVEVMSVQRQQQEAKEVFEGEMCGLSIRTHKKLQLEIGDTLELFTRELVKRTLR from the coding sequence ATGAGTAAATCTGAAAAAGTATTGATGATTGCCGATTCAATTACTGTAGGAGAACTCGCTGAAACGCTCAATCTGCCAGTTGCGCAGCTCGTCGGTGAATTATTCAAGAATGGTATCGTGGCGACGATCAATCAGCGCATTGATTTTGAGACGGCAGAAATTATTGTTGACGAGTTAAAGTTGGATGTTGATCTACGGCGTAAAAAAGTTGATTCGTCGCCCGTGCAACGATTACATAAACCATCGGCAAATGCGTCGGTACGCCCGCCGATCGTTGCCGTAATGGGGCACGTTGACCACGGAAAGACGACACTACTTGACGCAATTCTTGATATGAAGGTAGTCGAAGGCGAAGCAGGAGGTATTACACAGCATATTAGCGCATATCAGACGCAGCGGAATGGTCGTACGATTACTCTGCTTGACACGCCAGGACATGAAGCGTTTGCAGCGCTTCGCCAACACGGTGCGGCGCTTACTGACGTTGTAATTATTGTAGTGGCGGCAGATGACGGTGTGATGCCGCAGACGGTTGAGGCGATTAAATTTGCCCGCAGTGCCAATGCGAAGATCGTTGTTGCGATCAACAAGATCGACAAAGAAGGCGCGAACGTTGATCGCGTGAAAGCACAGTTGGCAAGCGAATATCAGCTCAATCCAGAGGAATGGGGTGGTGATACAATCATAGTACCGGTAAGTGCAAAAACAGGCGAGAACCTTGATAAACTTCTCGACATGGTGCTGCTTGTTGCTGATATGGAGGAACTGAAAGCCGACGCTGATGTGCCGGCGGAGGGTTTAGTGATTGAGGCGCACATGGAAAAAGGACGCGGTTCGGTGGTGAATTTGCTCATTGAGCAAGGACAGTTAAAGCCAGGACATTTTCTCGTAGCTGGCACGTCGTATGGTAAAGTACGCACATTGCTAAACTACAAGGGAGAAACAATCAAGTCGGCTGGTCCGTCAACACCGGTCACCGTAACAGGATTCAAAGAGCTGCCGCAATTTGGTGATATTTTCACTGTAGTAAAGAACGAAAAGACTGCGCGCTTAGCAGTGGAGCGCGCCAAGATTGAAGCTGAAAAGCAAGCTGCCAGTACCAATGTGACGGGTGCTGATCTGCTAAAAATGATGACAAGAAAGCATGACAGCCAGGAGTTTAACGTCGTTGTAAAAGCGGACGTGCAAGGTTCTCTCACCTCAGTGATGGATAGCCTGCGTTTGGTGGATACGGGCGATGCGATTAACTTACGCGTGATCGGTAGCGGTGTTGGCAATATTAACGAAAGCGATATTCGTTTGGCGGATAGTTCGCAAGCGATCGTGTACGGTTTTAATATTGATTTACCGCCGGCAGTGAAGCGCCTTGCGATGCGCGACCGCGTGCAGGTGCGCTTGTTTAAAGTTATCTATGAGCTGCTAGACGACGCGCGCCAAAGTATGGAGCAGATGCTTGAACCGGATGTTGTTGAGACGGAGATCGGCGTACTTAACGTGAAAGGCGTGTTCCGTACGATGCGCGATGAAGTGATCTGCGGCGGCATGGTAGAAAAAGGCAAGGTTATGGCGCATACGTTAGCGCGCGTTAAGCGTGGCAGTGAGCAAATCGCTGAAGTTGAGGTGATGTCGGTGCAGCGTCAACAGCAAGAAGCGAAAGAAGTGTTTGAAGGTGAAATGTGTGGGCTTAGTATACGTACACACAAAAAGCTCCAATTGGAGATTGGCGATACGCTGGAGTTATTTACGCGCGAATTGGTGAAACGGACGTTGCGATAA
- a CDS encoding helix-turn-helix domain-containing protein, whose product MAYSNNPYAPKARRAAVDLVIRQGMSVAEAARRSGVHRTTLYRWIEKAKTLDLAWNAHIPTLSSAPRHHPHTLPDEIVAAIVTERQRSGRGAYFIHLELQERGVAVSLSSVKRTLRRQGLTKTYKQVETASALYTAPAS is encoded by the coding sequence ATGGCTTATTCTAACAATCCTTACGCTCCAAAGGCTAGACGAGCGGCAGTAGATCTGGTCATACGCCAAGGCATGAGTGTCGCTGAAGCTGCCCGCCGGAGCGGCGTACACCGGACGACGCTGTATCGATGGATAGAAAAAGCTAAGACCCTAGACTTAGCATGGAATGCTCATATACCGACCTTGTCTTCAGCGCCGCGGCATCATCCTCATACATTGCCAGACGAGATAGTTGCGGCTATTGTAACAGAAAGACAGCGGAGCGGCCGCGGTGCGTATTTTATTCATCTTGAGCTGCAAGAGCGCGGCGTAGCGGTATCACTCAGTAGCGTTAAGCGTACCTTGCGGCGCCAAGGTCTCACAAAAACCTATAAGCAAGTGGAAACGGCATCGGCCTTATATACCGCGCCCGCTAGCTAA